One stretch of Hymenobacter chitinivorans DSM 11115 DNA includes these proteins:
- a CDS encoding TROVE domain-containing protein produces MRFNLPFRKATNTVLNHAGAVAYTLTPQLELYAAVATAALSDQFYEKADTRLQRLRELVARNDPEFVARLAVYAREQLYLRTVPLVLTVELARQHSGSSLVSRLVARVVQRADEITELLAYYAQANERAGVKTLNRLSKQVQKGLALSFNRFDGYQLAKYDRAGQVRLRDALFLVHPTARDAEQQALFDQLVQGTLPTPYTWETELSALGQQAFASAEERTAAFRTAWETLITSGKLGYMALLRNLRNILEADVSAGAVERVCATLSNEQAVSRAKQLPFRFLAAYREVLVVQSGYVPLVLEALETAIAHSTANLRGFDTSTRVVVACDVSGSMQQPVSPRSKVLFYDVGLVLGMLLQGRCGHVVTGMFGDSWKRISLPRGRTLQNVQEFYRREGEVGYSTNGHLVIKDLLQRREVVDKVMLFTDCQLWNSTGDGGSLAQAWLDYRRTVAPQARLYLFDLAGHGAAPLEVREGHGVALIAGWSDKVFDVLQALENGGSAVTEIDKIDL; encoded by the coding sequence ATGCGCTTCAATCTACCCTTCCGCAAAGCCACTAACACCGTCCTGAACCACGCCGGCGCGGTAGCGTACACCCTCACGCCCCAGCTGGAGCTCTACGCCGCCGTTGCCACGGCCGCCCTGAGCGACCAGTTCTACGAAAAGGCCGACACTCGTTTGCAGCGCCTGCGCGAGTTGGTGGCCCGCAACGACCCCGAGTTTGTGGCCCGCCTGGCCGTGTACGCCCGGGAGCAGCTCTACCTGCGCACCGTGCCCTTGGTGTTGACCGTGGAGCTGGCCCGCCAGCATAGCGGCAGCAGCCTGGTGAGCCGCCTGGTAGCCCGGGTGGTGCAGCGCGCCGACGAAATAACGGAGCTGCTGGCCTACTACGCCCAAGCCAACGAGCGGGCCGGGGTAAAAACCCTCAACCGCCTCTCCAAGCAGGTGCAGAAAGGTCTGGCCCTGAGCTTCAACCGGTTCGACGGCTACCAGCTGGCCAAGTACGACCGGGCCGGGCAGGTACGCCTGCGCGACGCCCTGTTCCTGGTGCACCCCACGGCCCGGGACGCCGAGCAGCAAGCCTTGTTCGACCAGCTCGTGCAAGGCACCCTGCCCACGCCCTACACCTGGGAAACCGAGCTGTCGGCGTTGGGTCAGCAGGCCTTTGCTTCGGCGGAGGAGCGCACGGCGGCTTTTCGCACCGCCTGGGAAACCCTGATTACCAGCGGCAAGCTGGGCTACATGGCCTTGCTGCGCAACCTGCGCAACATCCTCGAAGCCGACGTGTCGGCCGGGGCGGTGGAGCGGGTGTGTGCCACGCTCAGCAATGAGCAGGCCGTGAGTCGCGCCAAGCAGCTGCCCTTCCGCTTCCTGGCCGCCTACCGCGAGGTACTGGTGGTGCAGTCGGGCTACGTACCACTGGTGCTGGAAGCCCTGGAAACGGCCATTGCGCACAGCACGGCCAACCTGCGCGGCTTCGATACCAGCACCCGCGTGGTGGTAGCCTGCGACGTGTCGGGCTCGATGCAGCAGCCCGTGTCCCCGCGCAGCAAAGTGCTGTTCTACGACGTGGGCCTGGTGCTCGGCATGCTCTTGCAGGGCCGTTGCGGCCACGTAGTCACCGGCATGTTCGGCGACTCGTGGAAGCGCATCAGCCTGCCCCGGGGCCGGACTTTGCAAAACGTGCAGGAGTTCTACCGCCGCGAAGGCGAAGTAGGCTACAGCACCAACGGCCACCTGGTAATCAAGGACCTGTTGCAGCGCCGGGAGGTGGTAGATAAAGTGATGCTCTTCACCGACTGCCAGCTCTGGAACAGCACCGGCGACGGCGGCAGCCTGGCCCAGGCCTGGCTGGACTACCGCCGCACCGTGGCGCCCCAGGCCCGGCTTTACCTCTTCGACTTGGCCGGCCACGGCGCGGCCCCGCTCGAAGTGCGCGAAGGCCACGGCGTAGCGCTCATTGCCGGCTGGTCGGATAAAGTATTCGACGTGCTGCAGGCCCTGGAAAACGGGGGCTCGGCCGTAACTGAAATTGACAAAATAGACCTGTAG
- a CDS encoding PcfJ domain-containing protein, which produces MSNRNKAVSRQTRDAEQALVALARHADRRKWSAGQQIDFLFSCATIQELHAQVPADSPLALRYQHWVMNRNHTQRLRTRQALLELAAKRSGLLERPELVPILGVLTAHLLCRKRAVADWQPRTRNVYRQLESLVRHLYDDYGDVPGWVLEAWATGELHCAGVNLAELTIHLGCGRSLRSFPGLPQPLTKKLEHAMRQAPAGCTYIEALRYGQLACRGALEWIGPVLQTEWSRTVGPDDDFWLGVVDFFAAAPMVDPQQFGPVCDWIQQKRTVGINGEPPQPGFSLKGRTMESVLARTEQWHRGLAHMRRHAGELLSTTWNPLPVNDFTSGDDQRIRITQLRTYEELVDEGRALRHCVASYLYSCQQGRCGIFGFKLDGARTLTLEVLRNRTIVQVRGRYNRVMTEAERFWLTRWATEAQLSLSKHI; this is translated from the coding sequence ATGTCCAACCGAAATAAAGCCGTATCCCGCCAAACCCGGGACGCCGAGCAAGCCCTAGTAGCCCTGGCCCGGCACGCCGACCGCCGCAAGTGGTCCGCCGGGCAGCAAATTGACTTTCTCTTTTCCTGCGCCACCATCCAGGAGCTGCACGCCCAGGTCCCCGCCGACTCGCCACTGGCCCTGCGCTACCAGCACTGGGTGATGAACCGCAACCACACCCAGCGGCTCCGCACCCGCCAGGCCCTGCTGGAACTGGCGGCCAAGCGTAGCGGCCTACTGGAGCGCCCCGAACTGGTGCCGATTCTGGGCGTACTCACGGCGCACTTGCTGTGCCGCAAGCGCGCCGTGGCCGACTGGCAGCCCCGCACCCGCAACGTGTACCGGCAGCTGGAAAGCCTGGTGCGCCACCTCTACGACGACTACGGCGACGTGCCCGGCTGGGTGCTCGAAGCCTGGGCCACCGGCGAGCTGCACTGCGCCGGCGTCAACCTGGCCGAGCTGACCATTCACCTGGGCTGCGGCCGGTCGTTGCGCAGCTTCCCGGGCTTGCCCCAGCCCCTGACCAAGAAGCTGGAGCACGCAATGCGGCAGGCCCCGGCCGGCTGCACCTACATCGAAGCCCTGCGCTACGGGCAGCTGGCCTGCCGCGGGGCCCTGGAGTGGATTGGCCCGGTGCTCCAAACCGAGTGGAGCCGCACCGTGGGGCCCGACGACGACTTCTGGCTCGGCGTGGTCGACTTTTTTGCCGCCGCGCCCATGGTCGACCCGCAGCAGTTTGGGCCGGTGTGCGACTGGATTCAGCAGAAGCGCACCGTGGGCATCAATGGCGAGCCGCCCCAGCCGGGTTTTTCGCTCAAGGGCCGCACCATGGAAAGTGTGCTGGCCCGCACCGAGCAGTGGCACCGGGGCCTGGCTCACATGCGGCGCCACGCCGGCGAGCTGCTTTCCACTACCTGGAACCCGCTGCCCGTGAACGACTTCACGAGCGGCGACGACCAGCGCATCCGCATCACCCAGCTCCGCACCTACGAGGAGCTCGTCGACGAGGGCCGGGCCCTGCGGCACTGCGTGGCTTCCTACCTGTACTCCTGCCAGCAGGGGCGCTGCGGCATCTTCGGCTTCAAGCTGGACGGGGCCCGCACCCTCACGCTTGAAGTACTCCGCAACCGCACCATCGTGCAGGTGCGGGGCCGTTACAACCGGGTGATGACCGAGGCGGAGCGGTTCTGGCTGACCCGCTGGGCCACCGAAGCCCAGCTGAGTTTGTCCAAGCACATCTGA
- a CDS encoding RNA polymerase sigma factor produces MATDNLLELLERIRNDDYQAFELLFEAQWRDLYRYAHKVLRDAPDAEDLTQELFCDLWANRGQLRVRTNAAGYLLGALRKKILTRFRDADIRARHHKVIGAAQEPGAELTFRRLVSQDTLQAIQHQAQGLPPKEKEVFLLGMVDDFSVKEIAERFATSEQTVRNQLSSALHKLSPFLTKLLS; encoded by the coding sequence GTGGCTACTGACAACTTACTCGAGCTGCTCGAGCGGATCCGCAACGACGACTACCAGGCCTTCGAGCTCCTGTTTGAGGCCCAGTGGCGGGATTTGTACCGCTACGCCCACAAGGTGCTGCGCGACGCCCCCGACGCGGAAGACCTCACCCAGGAGCTGTTTTGTGACCTGTGGGCCAACCGCGGCCAGCTCCGGGTGCGCACCAACGCAGCGGGCTACCTGCTGGGGGCCCTGCGCAAGAAAATCCTGACCCGCTTCCGCGACGCCGACATCCGGGCCCGGCACCACAAGGTCATTGGGGCCGCGCAGGAACCAGGAGCCGAGCTGACGTTTCGGCGCCTGGTCAGCCAGGATACGCTGCAGGCCATTCAGCACCAGGCCCAGGGGCTGCCGCCCAAGGAGAAAGAGGTGTTTTTGCTGGGCATGGTCGATGATTTCTCGGTCAAGGAAATAGCCGAGCGGTTTGCCACCTCCGAGCAGACCGTGCGCAACCAGCTCAGCAGCGCCCTGCACAAGCTCTCCCCCTTCCTGACCAAGCTGCTGAGCTAA
- the pafA gene encoding alkaline phosphatase PafA, which produces MIRKILLSALLLSSASSSYAQGTAKPKLLVGIMVDQMRADYLPRFYDQMGNDGFKRLLREGFQCRNTHYNYVPTVTGPGHSSVYTGTTPRYHGVVGNSWYDRRLRRDVYCTDDSTVQLVGTAKGMGVSARNQVSTTLGDEMKMVTNGRSKVLALSLKDRASALPAGHMADGAFWFDSNTGDFISSTYYMPTLPKWVADFNAQKKADYYRQQTWTPLRGPEAYRNSVADSNAFERIFKGKTAATFPYELSKLAPLNPPAYEAVNISPFGNNLLTDLALAALAGTDLGRDEVPDLLALSYSSPDPVGHTFGPLSKEENDVYLRLDLEIARLLQALDKTVGKGNYTVFLTADHGASEVPKYLAQHQAPSGAQNHATLNKGAADFLVQQLGPGAWLETERNNMYYLNRSLIASRKLELARVQNLLADFLRGQPGIAQVNTTAQLLTSSTGAFLETKLQNGLYYQRFGDVRFELEPGWTWELGVGATHGSAYLYDSHVPLLWFGAGISPGISYEYHAITDIAPTAAMLVESKLPSACTGQPIVEVLSPGASSKKRRK; this is translated from the coding sequence ATGATTCGAAAAATTCTGCTTTCCGCGCTGCTTTTGAGCAGCGCCAGTTCTTCGTACGCCCAGGGCACCGCCAAACCTAAACTGCTGGTCGGCATTATGGTCGACCAGATGCGGGCCGACTACCTGCCCCGCTTCTACGACCAGATGGGCAACGACGGCTTCAAGCGGCTGCTGCGCGAGGGGTTTCAGTGCCGCAACACGCACTACAACTACGTACCGACGGTGACGGGCCCGGGCCACTCTTCGGTGTATACCGGCACCACGCCCCGCTACCACGGCGTGGTGGGCAACTCCTGGTACGACCGGCGCCTGCGCCGCGACGTGTACTGCACCGACGATTCGACGGTGCAGCTCGTGGGCACGGCGAAGGGCATGGGCGTGTCGGCCCGCAACCAGGTGAGCACCACGCTGGGCGACGAAATGAAGATGGTGACGAACGGGCGCAGCAAGGTGCTGGCTTTGTCGCTGAAAGACCGGGCCTCGGCGTTGCCGGCCGGGCACATGGCCGACGGGGCTTTCTGGTTCGACAGCAACACCGGCGACTTTATTTCGAGCACCTACTACATGCCCACGCTGCCGAAGTGGGTGGCCGACTTCAACGCCCAGAAAAAGGCCGACTACTACCGCCAGCAAACCTGGACCCCGCTGCGCGGGCCTGAGGCGTATCGGAACAGCGTGGCCGATTCCAACGCGTTTGAGCGGATTTTCAAGGGCAAAACCGCCGCAACCTTTCCCTACGAGCTTAGCAAGCTGGCCCCGCTGAACCCGCCGGCTTACGAGGCGGTCAACATCTCGCCCTTCGGCAACAACCTGCTCACCGACCTGGCCCTGGCCGCCCTGGCTGGCACCGACCTGGGCCGCGACGAGGTGCCCGACTTGCTGGCCCTCAGCTACTCCAGCCCCGACCCGGTAGGCCACACTTTCGGACCGCTGTCGAAGGAAGAAAATGACGTGTACCTGCGCCTGGACCTGGAAATTGCCCGCCTGCTGCAGGCCCTGGACAAAACCGTGGGCAAGGGCAACTACACCGTCTTCCTGACTGCCGACCACGGGGCCAGCGAAGTACCCAAGTACCTGGCCCAGCACCAGGCGCCCAGCGGGGCCCAGAACCACGCCACGCTCAACAAGGGCGCGGCCGACTTCCTCGTGCAGCAGCTCGGGCCCGGGGCGTGGCTGGAGACGGAGCGCAACAATATGTACTACCTCAACCGGTCCCTCATTGCCAGCCGCAAGCTGGAGCTGGCCCGGGTGCAAAATCTGCTGGCCGACTTCCTGCGCGGCCAGCCCGGCATTGCCCAGGTGAATACCACCGCCCAGCTGCTGACCAGCAGCACGGGGGCTTTCCTGGAAACCAAGCTCCAGAACGGCCTCTACTACCAGCGCTTCGGCGACGTACGCTTCGAGCTGGAGCCCGGCTGGACCTGGGAACTGGGCGTGGGCGCCACCCACGGCTCGGCCTACCTCTACGACAGCCACGTGCCCCTGCTCTGGTTTGGGGCCGGCATCAGCCCGGGCATTAGCTACGAGTACCACGCCATTACCGACATTGCCCCTACGGCCGCCATGCTGGTCGAAAGCAAGCTGCCCAGCGCCTGCACTGGGCAGCCCATCGTGGAAGTGCTTAGCCCGGGAGCGAGTTCGAAGAAGCGGCGCAAGTAG
- a CDS encoding FecR family protein yields MKPRNSPFYHLPARLQRYLRSRLTSPRQQRREQWLDELAAATPDDDELITREREAERRARILEEIRARTQPSARVLPLWPGLRVAAVLLPLLVAAAVLWPRLQTPQPLHYATGVGEHREVVLPDSSHVWLRPRSELTCAATFGKVRAVQLRGEAFFEVTKDPKHPFVVHTGKVAVRVLGTSFLVKAYAALPTTTVLVRTGRVQVAQQQRILGVLRPHDQLLYNTITQQLAITQNEYSDLLPTSRLLTFEQASLPEILLLLENTYPIHFELGRDAPTVALTGSLDPSLSADQLTDVLNALLQRHHLHITKRTATTYQIH; encoded by the coding sequence ATGAAGCCCCGCAATTCCCCCTTCTACCACTTGCCCGCCCGCCTGCAACGCTACCTCCGCAGCCGCCTTACCTCGCCGCGGCAGCAGCGGCGGGAGCAGTGGCTGGACGAACTGGCCGCGGCTACCCCCGACGATGACGAGCTCATCACGCGGGAGCGGGAGGCGGAGCGGCGGGCCCGGATTCTGGAGGAAATCCGGGCCCGCACCCAGCCCTCGGCGCGGGTGCTGCCGCTGTGGCCGGGGCTGCGGGTGGCCGCCGTGCTGCTGCCGTTGCTGGTAGCCGCGGCGGTGCTCTGGCCCCGGCTGCAGACTCCCCAACCGCTGCACTACGCCACCGGCGTGGGCGAGCATCGGGAAGTGGTGCTGCCCGACAGCAGCCACGTCTGGCTCCGACCCCGCTCGGAGCTGACCTGCGCCGCTACGTTTGGGAAGGTGCGCGCCGTACAGTTGCGGGGCGAGGCCTTCTTCGAAGTTACCAAGGACCCCAAGCATCCTTTTGTGGTGCACACGGGCAAGGTGGCGGTAAGGGTTCTGGGCACTTCCTTCCTGGTGAAAGCCTACGCCGCCCTGCCCACCACGACCGTGCTGGTCCGCACCGGCCGGGTGCAGGTGGCCCAGCAGCAGCGCATCCTGGGCGTGCTCCGCCCCCACGACCAGCTTCTCTATAATACCATTACCCAGCAGCTTGCAATTACCCAGAACGAGTATTCCGACCTTTTGCCCACCAGCCGGCTGCTGACTTTTGAGCAGGCCTCCCTGCCCGAAATCCTGCTCTTGCTGGAGAATACCTACCCGATTCATTTCGAACTAGGCCGCGACGCCCCCACCGTGGCCCTGACCGGCAGCCTGGACCCGAGCCTGTCGGCCGACCAGCTGACGGACGTGCTCAACGCCCTGCTGCAGCGCCACCACTTGCATATTACCAAGCGCACGGCCACTACCTACCAGATCCACTAA
- a CDS encoding SusC/RagA family TonB-linked outer membrane protein: MMHLHSLHAARPRGRNLLLASTVLLTSISIPHLSQAQKASREVAYFAVQAGPLSTALQRLQREAGVNIVYEATDLQQAKVEATEFRSTPVSEILRQLLRGQPLNFEEKQGVIILQPSVPAATPAPAPSRRAAREIKGKVTDAGSGTALPGVTVLVKGTTVGAVTNAEGFFTLEVPGDATTLVFSFVGYLAQEVALGDRASLDVALAVDTKVLNDVVVIGYGSAKKGEVTSSITTVNPREFNRGVVATPDQILQGKVAGLNITRSGDPNATASVVLRGASSLRTGPAQEPFYVIDGVPAASINLVAPDDIVSIDVLKDASATAIYGARAANGVIIITTRRQKPNAAVSYSGYVGVEQVSNTIDMLSGDELRRYLEKNSKSLSPADNDEGTSTDWQKEVMRTGISHNHTVSYGGGSEKSAFNASVNYFKREGVMNTSDSERLIGKINLDQKTLQDKLQLRFTLTNSLLKQHLISDLVYRNMFTHLPTTNIQNPDGSYKENLTRTQYYNPVALLEQNQEERKINTLLGNASAQLTILPNLTNTLSLSMQNETVKGGAYQGRESPVPNSNNVTGLAAKGLARRYSVDNTRKILENYLTYNPLNTETHDLKVLVGYSWQEDKNGDGFQTDTRGFVSDQLGYNNLSLGNPGGVTPTYDAAIAGYSLGISTLRLISGYARLSYGLLDRYFLQVSVRRDGSSAFGVNNRWGTFPAASLAWNLAGENFLSGNPKLTELKLRVGYGVTGNSLGFDPLIATQRYSSVGTFYYNGSFIKAIGPTQNPNPDLKWESTAMLNLGLDFGLFNNRLSGTVEYYDKRTSDLIWNYPVSTTQYFVNTLYANVGEISNKGLELTLNATPVQTRSFQWSLTGTLAHNVNKVEKLANEQFRLDQVYTAYPGGSGQSGISTQVVKTGYPIGQFFLPEYAGRDENGLSLFYKADGTTTGSPALADYRYQGNAQPKLLYGLSNTVSWKNLDLNFFLRGVQGNKILNATLANLNIPAQSTANNLPAFSLDEPYADNRANYYSNRYLENGAYLRLDNVTLGYNLPLQSEYVKRARVYVSSQNLLTITKYRGIDPEMNLGGLTPGLDNNNFYPKTRSYVLGVNLDF, translated from the coding sequence ATGATGCACCTTCACTCCCTACACGCCGCCCGCCCCCGCGGCCGCAACCTATTGCTGGCCAGCACCGTGCTACTGACTTCCATCAGTATACCCCACCTCAGTCAGGCCCAGAAAGCCAGCCGCGAGGTAGCCTACTTCGCCGTGCAAGCGGGCCCGCTGAGCACCGCCCTGCAGCGCCTGCAGCGCGAGGCTGGCGTCAACATCGTGTATGAGGCCACCGACCTACAGCAGGCCAAAGTGGAAGCCACCGAGTTTCGCAGCACCCCGGTCAGCGAGATTCTGCGCCAGCTACTGCGGGGCCAGCCCCTGAACTTCGAGGAAAAGCAGGGCGTGATTATTCTGCAGCCCAGCGTCCCTGCTGCTACTCCAGCCCCCGCGCCCAGCCGCCGGGCCGCCCGGGAAATTAAAGGCAAAGTGACTGATGCTGGCAGCGGCACGGCCCTGCCCGGCGTAACGGTGCTGGTGAAAGGCACCACCGTGGGCGCGGTGACCAACGCCGAGGGCTTTTTCACCCTGGAAGTGCCCGGGGACGCCACCACGCTGGTCTTTTCCTTCGTGGGCTACCTGGCCCAGGAAGTAGCCCTTGGCGACCGGGCCAGCCTCGACGTGGCCCTGGCCGTGGATACCAAAGTACTGAATGACGTGGTGGTCATCGGCTACGGCTCGGCCAAGAAGGGCGAGGTGACCAGCTCGATTACCACCGTGAATCCGCGCGAGTTCAACCGCGGTGTGGTAGCCACCCCCGACCAGATTCTGCAGGGCAAAGTGGCCGGCCTGAACATCACCCGCAGCGGCGACCCAAACGCCACGGCCTCGGTGGTGCTGCGCGGGGCTTCGTCGTTGCGCACGGGCCCGGCCCAGGAGCCGTTTTACGTCATCGACGGGGTGCCGGCGGCCAGCATCAACCTGGTGGCCCCCGACGACATCGTGAGCATCGACGTGCTCAAGGACGCCTCGGCTACGGCCATCTACGGGGCCCGGGCCGCCAACGGGGTTATTATCATTACGACCCGCCGGCAGAAGCCCAACGCGGCCGTGAGTTACAGCGGTTACGTGGGCGTGGAGCAGGTTTCCAACACGATTGACATGCTCAGCGGGGACGAGCTGCGCCGCTATTTGGAGAAGAACAGCAAGAGTTTGAGTCCGGCCGACAACGACGAGGGCACCAGCACCGACTGGCAAAAGGAGGTGATGCGCACCGGCATCAGCCACAACCACACCGTCAGCTACGGCGGGGGCTCGGAGAAGTCGGCCTTCAACGCCAGCGTCAACTACTTCAAGCGGGAGGGCGTGATGAACACTTCCGACAGTGAGCGGCTCATCGGCAAAATCAACCTCGACCAGAAAACCCTCCAGGACAAGCTCCAGCTGCGTTTTACGCTGACCAACTCCCTGCTCAAGCAGCACCTGATTTCAGACTTGGTGTACCGCAACATGTTCACGCATTTGCCCACCACCAACATTCAAAACCCCGACGGCAGCTACAAGGAAAACCTGACCCGCACCCAGTACTACAACCCGGTGGCCCTGCTGGAGCAAAACCAGGAGGAGCGCAAAATCAACACGTTGCTGGGCAACGCCAGCGCCCAGCTCACCATTCTGCCCAACCTGACGAACACGCTCAGCCTCTCGATGCAGAACGAGACGGTGAAGGGCGGGGCCTACCAGGGCCGGGAGTCGCCGGTGCCGAACAGCAACAACGTGACGGGCCTGGCCGCCAAGGGCCTGGCCCGGCGCTACAGCGTGGACAACACCCGCAAAATCCTGGAAAACTACCTGACCTACAACCCGCTCAACACCGAAACCCACGATTTGAAGGTGCTGGTGGGCTACTCCTGGCAGGAAGACAAAAACGGCGACGGGTTCCAGACCGATACCCGCGGCTTCGTGTCGGACCAGCTGGGCTACAACAACCTGAGCCTGGGCAACCCCGGCGGCGTGACGCCCACCTACGACGCGGCCATTGCCGGCTACAGCCTGGGCATCAGCACGCTGCGCCTGATTTCGGGCTACGCCCGCCTCAGTTACGGCTTGCTAGACCGCTACTTTCTGCAAGTGTCGGTGCGGCGCGACGGGTCCTCAGCTTTCGGCGTGAATAACCGCTGGGGCACGTTTCCGGCGGCTTCCTTGGCCTGGAACCTGGCCGGGGAAAACTTCCTCTCGGGCAACCCCAAGCTCACCGAGCTCAAACTGCGCGTGGGCTACGGCGTGACCGGCAACTCCCTGGGCTTCGACCCGCTGATTGCCACCCAGCGCTACAGCAGCGTGGGCACCTTCTACTACAACGGCTCCTTCATCAAGGCCATCGGGCCAACCCAAAATCCCAACCCCGACCTGAAGTGGGAATCGACGGCCATGCTGAACCTGGGCCTGGACTTCGGCCTGTTCAACAACCGCCTCAGCGGCACGGTGGAGTACTACGACAAGCGCACCTCGGACCTGATCTGGAACTACCCGGTGTCGACGACCCAGTACTTCGTCAACACACTCTACGCCAACGTGGGGGAAATCAGCAACAAAGGTCTGGAGCTGACGCTCAACGCCACGCCGGTGCAAACCCGCAGCTTCCAGTGGAGCCTGACCGGCACGCTGGCCCACAACGTGAACAAGGTGGAGAAGCTGGCCAACGAGCAATTCCGCCTCGACCAGGTGTACACGGCCTACCCCGGCGGCTCGGGCCAGAGCGGCATTTCGACCCAGGTGGTGAAAACGGGCTACCCGATTGGGCAGTTTTTCCTGCCCGAATACGCCGGGCGCGACGAAAACGGCCTCTCCCTCTTCTACAAGGCCGACGGCACCACCACCGGCTCCCCGGCCCTGGCCGACTACCGCTACCAGGGCAATGCCCAGCCCAAGCTGCTGTATGGTTTGAGCAACACGGTGAGCTGGAAGAATCTGGATCTGAACTTCTTCCTGCGCGGAGTACAGGGCAACAAGATCCTGAACGCCACGCTGGCCAACCTCAACATCCCGGCCCAGTCGACGGCCAACAACTTGCCGGCCTTTTCCCTGGATGAGCCCTACGCCGACAACCGGGCCAACTACTACTCCAACCGTTACCTCGAAAACGGCGCCTACCTGCGCCTCGACAACGTGACGCTGGGCTATAATCTGCCCCTGCAGAGCGAGTACGTGAAGCGGGCCCGGGTTTACGTGAGCAGCCAGAACCTGCTGACCATTACCAAGTACCGCGGCATCGACCCGGAAATGAACCTGGGCGGCCTCACCCCCGGCCTCGACAACAACAACTTCTACCCCAAGACCCGCTCCTACGTGCTGGGCGTGAACCTGGACTTTTAG
- a CDS encoding RagB/SusD family nutrient uptake outer membrane protein: MPTNHTARFLTLATALTALLTAAGCTDLDAPIESEYTPSNFLTTPEQFIAASGPVYSQMRGEVAKAYWNLQELSTDEAVIVARNGNYYDGARYQQLSLHTWNPQNEFVRVAWEWGFSGISTCNRTLALFQNTADGAFKTQFTAELRTMRALYYYMMMDLYGNIPLVPEFGSTEQPTNASRQQVFDYIERELKEALPNLSAEVSAQTYGRPTQGTAQALLAKLYLNAEVYTGQARYTEAIAACNALIKGKKYSLAANYLDVFAVENGPQVNEIIFAVPFDANLAQGNMMSRFALHQEMKNKFGLLFTPSNASLTWPEFFALYKEPTDTRNQQWLSGKQYLADGRTPVLIATTKKGLDSRYTGADGNDKINYHLELSNQLTFRDAAKFDVGNDELGKAQGTRNIKYYPDKSSTSRDQGNDLVLLRYADVLLMKAEALLRGGQDPDGATAKDLVNQVRSRAQVPALTTVDLTSLFEERSREMAWEGWRRTDLIRFGKWEAVWGQGLKTNAETYRRIFPIPTTELTLNVRLKQNPNY; the protein is encoded by the coding sequence ATGCCGACCAACCATACTGCCCGCTTCCTGACCCTGGCCACGGCCCTGACCGCGCTGCTCACCGCCGCCGGCTGCACCGACCTGGACGCGCCCATCGAATCGGAATACACGCCCAGCAACTTCCTGACCACGCCCGAGCAGTTCATTGCCGCCTCCGGGCCGGTGTATAGCCAGATGCGCGGGGAAGTAGCCAAAGCCTACTGGAACCTGCAGGAGCTCAGCACCGACGAGGCCGTGATTGTGGCCCGCAACGGCAACTACTACGACGGGGCCCGCTACCAGCAGCTGAGTTTGCACACCTGGAACCCCCAGAACGAATTCGTGCGCGTGGCCTGGGAATGGGGCTTCAGCGGCATCAGCACCTGCAACCGCACCCTGGCCTTGTTTCAGAATACCGCCGACGGGGCCTTTAAAACCCAGTTTACGGCCGAGCTGCGCACCATGCGGGCCCTGTACTACTACATGATGATGGACCTCTACGGCAACATCCCGCTGGTGCCCGAGTTTGGCTCCACCGAGCAGCCGACCAACGCCAGTCGCCAGCAGGTGTTCGACTACATCGAGCGGGAACTGAAGGAGGCCCTGCCCAACCTGTCGGCCGAGGTGTCGGCCCAGACCTACGGGCGGCCCACCCAGGGCACGGCCCAGGCCTTGCTGGCCAAGCTGTATTTGAATGCCGAAGTCTACACCGGGCAGGCGCGGTACACCGAGGCCATTGCGGCCTGCAACGCCCTTATCAAGGGCAAGAAGTACAGTCTGGCGGCCAATTACCTGGACGTGTTTGCGGTGGAAAACGGGCCCCAGGTCAACGAAATCATCTTCGCCGTGCCCTTCGACGCCAACCTGGCCCAGGGCAACATGATGTCGCGCTTTGCCCTGCACCAGGAAATGAAGAACAAGTTCGGCTTGCTCTTCACCCCCAGCAACGCCAGCCTGACCTGGCCCGAGTTCTTTGCCTTGTATAAGGAGCCCACCGACACCCGCAACCAGCAGTGGCTCTCGGGCAAGCAGTACCTGGCCGACGGCCGCACGCCCGTGCTCATTGCCACCACCAAGAAGGGCCTGGACTCGCGCTACACCGGGGCCGACGGCAACGACAAAATCAACTACCACCTGGAGCTCAGCAACCAGCTCACCTTCCGCGACGCGGCCAAGTTCGACGTGGGCAACGACGAGCTGGGCAAGGCCCAGGGCACGCGCAACATCAAGTACTACCCCGACAAGTCGTCCACTTCCCGCGACCAGGGCAACGATTTGGTGCTGCTGCGCTACGCCGACGTGCTGCTGATGAAGGCCGAAGCCCTGCTCCGCGGCGGCCAGGACCCCGACGGCGCCACGGCCAAAGACCTCGTGAACCAGGTCCGCAGCCGGGCCCAGGTGCCGGCCCTGACGACCGTGGATTTGACCAGCCTCTTCGAGGAGCGCAGCCGCGAAATGGCCTGGGAAGGCTGGCGCCGCACCGACTTGATCCGCTTCGGCAAGTGGGAAGCCGTGTGGGGCCAGGGTCTGAAAACCAACGCCGAAACCTACCGCCGCATCTTCCCCATCCCCACCACCGAGCTGACGCTCAACGTCCGCCTCAAGCAGAACCCCAACTACTAA